From the genome of Aspergillus oryzae RIB40 DNA, chromosome 4:
AGCAAGCCCGATGCGTGCAAGAATACGGCGCCGAGCCTTTGTTCTGCAATGTTGACGACCATGTTCAAATTACGACCGCAATTGTTGACAGAGAGATTTCTGTGATATATTTCCTCATCGACGCTTACAATCAGACACGTCAGCAAGTGATGATCAGGGCCCTTGGAAAGGTAAAAGAACGCACGGGTAAAATTGTGCACTTCGTGCATACTACTGGCGCCAAACAATTCAGTCGGCATGGGGGTGTTCAACATGACAGACCTTTACTTGATACCGACCCGATGCTCTATGACATCCAGAAAAGTGCTGCTCCTCCGTATAAGTGGTTTGCCCAGGTAAAAAGCTTCCTAATTCGGTGCATACAGCGACACGGTCGCTAATCTACTGAACAGGGTCTTAGAACGAATGTCGCAGTTATTGACACCGCAGAGGAGAACGGAGTGCGAGGTTACATACTTGCTCCCTGCATAGTatatggagagggagaggggttCGGCAACCGCACTTCTATTCAGGACGTTGCAGTCGTGAAAGCGGCGAAGAAGACTGGTCGAGTTTATAAGGTCGATTTAGATGATCCCGTAAGTTGCACGTGGATCATCATGGACTTTCTGTAATTACGCTAACATGCCCGCCAGATCTGGCCTGTTTGCCACGTTAGTGACAATGCTGCCCTCTACTTGCAGATCCTACGGCAAATCTTGCTCGGTAGCGATATCGGATATAATAAGGACGGGTTTTTCCTTGCTGCTTCTGGAAGTATAGCCTGGAATGACATCTATGATGCTTTTGCGAAAGCTCTCGCGAGACGtggtgtggttgatgatAGTACGGTAGAACACGCAGACGAAACAGCCCTGAAGGGAATGGCTGAAGCACTCGGGGTGGACCCATCTATTGTGCCTTTTCAGGTCGGTGGCAAGTATGTAACTCGCTATCCTCGATCCTATCTTCAAATAATTGTTAACGTACTCTAGGTGTACCTTTACTGCAGTCCATGGCAAGCAGATCGGCTGGCAGCCGCAATACCCACCCGAGCATATACTCGAAGCGGCAGATGCCGAGGTCGAACTGATTCTGAAGAGTCTG
Proteins encoded in this window:
- a CDS encoding uncharacterized protein (predicted protein); the protein is MLLMNSPGLPLNLPMKFSSPLTVKLQTLQNQFDLGICRFEYMLGHNRWVHPECFSHSLQGCFVCVFYRTIINHTTSRESFRKSIIDVIPGYTSRSSKEKPVLIISDIATEQDLPLLRRFHDCNVLNRSAVAEPLSLSIYYAGSKYVTSHSVLLCGVNNCDIRSKTLFSRLATVSLYAPN